Within Salmo trutta chromosome 30, fSalTru1.1, whole genome shotgun sequence, the genomic segment ctacctctggcgagcacatggagtgctgtgcggccccccaaagaaatgccaccccacaccatgactgacccaccgccaaaccggtcatgctggaggatgttgcaggcagcagaacgttctccacggcgtctccagactctgtcacgtctgtcacgtgctcagtgtgaacctgctttcatctgtgaagagcacagggcgccagtggcgaatttgccaatcttggtgttctctggcaaatgccaaacgtcctgcacggtgttgggctgtaagcacaacccccacctgtggacgtcgggccctcataccaccctcatggagtctgtttctgaccgtttgagcagacacatgcacatttctggcctgctggaggtcattttgcagggctctggcagtgcttctcctgctcctccttgcacaaaggcagaggtagcggtcctgctgctgggttgttgccctcctacggcctcctccacatctcctgatgtactggcctgtctcctggtagcgcctccatgctctgaacactacgctgacagacacagcaaaccttcttgccacagctcgcattgatgtgccatcctggatgagctgcagtacctgagccacttgtgtgggttgtagactccgtctcatgctaccactagagtgaaagcaccgccagcattcaaaagtgaccaaaacatcagccaggaagcataggaactgagaagtggtctgtggtccccacctgcagaaccactcctttattgggggtgtcttgctaattgcctataatttccacctgttgtctattccatttgcacaacagcatgtgaaatgtattgtcaatcagtgttgcttcctaagtggacagtttgatttcacagaagtgtgattgacttggagttacattgtgttgtttaagtgttccctttatttttttgagcagtgtatattgagaTTTTGAAATGCACTTTCTTTtctaaagtttgatttgacttgaGTTTGATTCCTACCTCAGCAGAGTGTTTATAAGCTCATAGTTGCCCAGCCGCAGAGCCACCTGTAGACAGTTGGTAGGGTCCTGGTTGACCATGGCCTCAGCCTCCAGCAGCAGACGGGTGGACTGGACATCGTTGTTCCATACAGCAAAGTAAAGAGCCGACCTGCGTTCGTCATCGTATTTATTGCGCACGCGTGGGTGCAGCATGAAGTTGGGGTCGTAGCCTACATTGAGAAGGACCTCCAGGCACTGGGTGTGTcccccagcagcagcagagtGGAGGGGACTCATACCACTCTTCTTCACTGCCTCCATCTTTGTTGCTGAGATCAACCGTTCCAAcaccctgaggagagagaggagaagacctTTGAAaatctgtacctcctaacagcagaaaaataaataaatataaaagggGTATATAAAGTAAAGATCTTTCTCCACTCACAACAGATGCCCGTGGTATGCAGCACGGTGGATGGGTAGGTGCCCACTGTGGTTGGGCATGTCGGGGTCTGCGCCATAGTCCAGCAGCAGAGAGATGATGTCAGGATTACCTGATGCAACCGCCTCAAACAGCACAGAGCCCTCTGTCTGAGACTGCACGCTGGCTcctgacagagtgacagagagagcgagagaggagacagaaagtGAATCACTCcatatggtccaaacacacacacacagacacacacaccttgctgTAGCAGGACCTCCACTACGTTAAGGTGCCCTGTCTCTGCAGCCAGTGCCAGTGGGGTCAGCTTGTCAACATCCCTTGCGTTTGGGTCGGCCCCGGACTGCAGTAGCAGGTTAACAAAATTGTCCAGACCCAGGAGGGATGCCTCATGGAGGGCAGTCCGCTCCAGATCTCCTGTTTGGTCCACCTTGGCATTGCAGCGAAGCAGGAGCGAGGCACAGTCATATTGGTCATTTACTATAGCTGTAGGAAATAGGTGACAGAGCAGGAAGAATGGCAGAAGGTTAAAGTTGTGCTCCATAAACAAAAATCAAAATCTACAAAAATCTAAGATATATTTTGAATACCTGCCACGAGTGGAGATTCCTCGTCATCGTTCTGGAGGTCTGGACAGCATCCGTTCTGAAGCAGGAACGTAGCGTTTTCCCTCAGGCCACACACTACAGCCAGGAAGAGAGGTGTCTCTCCTTTCAGAGTCCGGCACTGCTCTGCACCCTGGGAGGAAGCTGGACACATGGACCTGTATATTACTACCTAGATTTGACCAGGAAAGTCCCTTGAGATATGTCTCTAAACCAGTACCTGAGAAGATGATCTCCAGTATACTTTTCTTCTCCTGCACTGCGGCTTCATGTAACGGGATCCATCCTCTGTCGTCTACTCTGGACATGGCTCCTGGTTGCTCAGCTAGCCTTATTAGGGCCTCCTCATTACCTAACAGAACAGGAAGACAGGTACGGGGTAAATCTCAATAGTCTGACATGGCTACCTCTCCTGTCCTTTTCATTCGGTTGAACTGATATGTGAGAACTGGACAGGTGAAAGACATTTTCACTTTCTGAAATGAGATGAGGCAAGAAAAGGAATTAtattt encodes:
- the asb14b gene encoding dynein heavy chain 12, axonemal isoform X2, giving the protein MNSETEAGYVFDQPEEDEVTQYMIEQSLLKYNKHKGSLPNDPAGPEGDPDEIFTVIKEGNEEALIRLAEQPGAMSRVDDRGWIPLHEAAVQEKKSILEIIFSASSQGAEQCRTLKGETPLFLAVVCGLRENATFLLQNGCCPDLQNDDEESPLVAAIVNDQYDCASLLLRCNAKVDQTGDLERTALHEASLLGLDNFVNLLLQSGADPNARDVDKLTPLALAAETGHLNVVEVLLQQGASVQSQTEGSVLFEAVASGNPDIISLLLDYGADPDMPNHSGHLPIHRAAYHGHLLVLERLISATKMEAVKKSGMSPLHSAAAGGHTQCLEVLLNVGYDPNFMLHPRVRNKYDDERRSALYFAVWNNDVQSTRLLLEAEAMVNQDPTNCLQVALRLGNYELINTLLRYGANASYYSRVNTTHFPSALQYALKDEVMLRMLLNHGYDVQRCFDCPYGDSSHDYAPWTTSVTKDMFCEVITVKWLKHISAQVVRIMLDYTDHVTLCVKLKECLKTQKQWPEICHIQENVRSLKHLCRLRIRDCLSRLRLRSPAFISFMPLPTRLKDYLRYKEYDIYSRGSPD
- the asb14b gene encoding dynein heavy chain 12, axonemal isoform X1; its protein translation is MNSETEAGYVFDQPEEDEVTQYMIEQSLLKYNKHKGSLPNDPAGPEGDPDEIFTVIKEGNEEALIRLAEQPGAMSRVDDRGWIPLHEAAVQEKKSILEIIFSASSQGAEQCRTLKGETPLFLAVVCGLRENATFLLQNGCCPDLQNDDEESPLVAAIVNDQYDCASLLLRCNAKVDQTGDLERTALHEASLLGLDNFVNLLLQSGADPNARDVDKLTPLALAAETGHLNVVEVLLQQGASVQSQTEGSVLFEAVASGNPDIISLLLDYGADPDMPNHSGHLPIHRAAYHGHLLVLERLISATKMEAVKKSGMSPLHSAAAGGHTQCLEVLLNVGYDPNFMLHPRVRNKYDDERRSALYFAVWNNDVQSTRLLLEAEAMVNQDPTNCLQVALRLGNYELINTLLRYGANASYYSRVNTTHFPSALQYALKDEVMLRMLLNHGYDVQRCFDCPYGDSSHDYAPWTTSVTKDMVFCEVITVKWLKHISAQVVRIMLDYTDHVTLCVKLKECLKTQKQWPEICHIQENVRSLKHLCRLRIRDCLSRLRLRSPAFISFMPLPTRLKDYLRYKEYDIYSRGSPD